A window from Limanda limanda chromosome 14, fLimLim1.1, whole genome shotgun sequence encodes these proteins:
- the btg3 gene encoding protein BTG3 produces the protein MRREIAALVFFLKRLLKTGAQLESHQVALFVERLAVALQEKFKGHWYPANPSKGHAYRCIRINRLHRQEPEFLQACRESGLQYSDLGLPSELTLWVDPGEVCCRYAEQNPFFSVATFPRDEEEEKEVAKKVTSALERVTSDYHSGSSSDEESTRTSPLTFDYSRCSYQGINPNAPAWHPKKTVTGKSVVLPPHGFTPCSRAPITHISRQKLWVPPSYRTGPGYWDTHLAHPYM, from the exons ATGAGGAGGGAAATTGCAGCTTTGGTGTTCTTCCTGAAGAGGCTTTTGAAAACAGGAGCTCAGCTGGAGTCTCACCAAGTCGCGCTCTTTGTTGAGAGGCTGGCTGTGgcactgcaggagaagttcaAGGGGCACTGGTACCCGGCAAACCCCAGCAAAGGACATGCATACAG GTGCATCCGCATCAACAGGCTGCACAGGCAGGAGCCAGAGTTCCTTCAGGCGTGCCGGGAGAGTGGGCTTCAGTACAGTGACCTGGGCCTGCCCAGTGAACTCACATTGTGGGTGGACCCCGGAGAGGTCTGCTGCAG GTATGCAGAACAAAATCCTTTCTTCTCAGTGGCCACTTTCCcgagagatgaggaagaggaaaaagaggttGCAAAGAAGGTGACCAGCGCTTTGGAGAGGGTGACATCAGACTATCACTCAGGTTCATCTTCCGACGAGGAGAGCACACGCACTTCCCCCCTTACGTTTGACTACAGTCGCTGTTCTTACCAG GGAATAAACCCAAATGCTCCTGCCTGGCATCCGAAAAAAACGGTAACTGGCAAAAGTGTCGTCCTTCCTCCCCATGGATTCACGCCTTGCAGCAGAGCCCCCATCACACACATTTCAAGGCAGAAACTGTGGGTTCCCCCAAGCTACAGAACAGGACCTGGTTACTGGGACACACACCTGGCACACCCTTACATGTAG